The DNA region GATATGCCGGATAAAAAATGGGGATGGTGGTAAAATCCGGATAAATACTATCATTATGATCACCCGTGTTCGATAACTATATTACATTCACATTACAAATAGAAGCCTTAAACGAGCAAAATAACACCAGATAATTGATCTATATCAAGAAATGCTCCCTTAAACAGCACTTTCCTTCTTCTTTGCTTTTATGTTATAAAACATATTCCTATATTTGCATAGGTAAAAAGAAAAAGCTAAGCGCTTAGAGCTATTTTCAATAGGTATTAGATTTTTAGAGTTAGAATTGTTTTTAGGTATAACAAATTAAAAGTAGGTATTATGAAACGTTTAGGATTAACATTAATGGCAGCAGTCTGCCTGACTGCTACGACATTTGCAGCAGGAAATCAACCTACAACTGCAAAATGGGATGGTAACATCAACGTAACCAAGTTGAGTAAATATTTAAAATTGTCGGCTGACCAGCATGAAGAAGTAGCAAACATCTGCGAATACTTCTCTACACAGATGGGACGTGCCACAACTGCAAAGAAGGACCAAGAAAAGAAACTCCACAATGCAGTGTACGGAAACTTGAAGTTGATGAAGAAAACGCTTACTGACAAGCAATATGCTGATTATGCGAAAGTATTGAATGTCACTTTGCAGAATAAAGGTATCGAAGTGAAATAATAAGAGAGGGCACTGAACATCACGTTTTGTGCCCTCTTTCCTCTATCAACACTATACGAGTGTCGACTCCCTAACCAATATATATTTCATTTACAAACAATATCTGTCTTGTAGCTCCTTTTTATATTTCTTAGAGACCAGCAACTCATCTACATTCTCAAATGGCGGATACAACACACATTTACCATCCTTGATAATCATCAGATAATCAATATTGATTATAAAAGACTGATGAATCTGCACAAAACAAGGAGCATATCTCACGATCTGATCGGCCGTGGTACTCTTCTTCAGAGGTAACGGCGTTTGTCCACTCAATACTGCCTCCCACTGTTTCCGGTCAGAGCAATACCGGAAATATCCAATCTCGGCGGGCCGCAATGCCCGCATGTCATTTGTTGGAGTAAACACCATAAATGTCTGACTGGTGTTTGCTAATGCCGCAGGAAAAAATGCAGCTTTCCGTTCTAATTCTATTCTTTCCATAAATCGGGAAATAATAAGTTCCAGATCTTTGTCCTCAAAAGGTTTCAATAAATAATCAAAAGCAGATTGACGAATGGCCGACATCATATATTTATCGTATGCCGTATAAAAAACGACTTTCATGCCCCAAGTCAGAGATTCGCGAATACTATCCAGCAAATCCATCCCCCTCATATCAGGTAGCTCTACATCTAAAAAGAGCAAATCGGGACGCACTTTAGCTATCAGTTTCTTCCCGGATACTCCATTGCGTGCAGTGCCTTCTAAATGGAAGTTTTCAAATTTCTGTAACCCGAATACCAGATTATCCAAGGACAACTCATCGTCATCTACTATTGCAACCTTATACCTGTCCATACCTCTCTTGTTTCTGCGAAATTAAATAACTGAAAGCAATTTAAAAAATCAGAATATGTCATTTTCAGGATATTCGCCCCAAATAACGGATATCCAATCAAAATTGAGGATTATTCAAAAATCATAAAACTGAATAATCATAATCCAACGGTAAATGGAAACTTACTTCACATCCGGTCTCGCCATCCGGCAAAGGAATATTGTGTACCGAAGTTTCAATCATTTCCTTATTCTTAGCATTCAAAATCTGAATAGTTTGCATGATTACCTTCATTCCGGTCCCTGTCCCTCTGTTAGCACTGTTCAGTTTGAATCCGCCCCCGTTATCCGTAATCCGGACACAAATATACGTACCGGAACGATGAACATCAATCCAAAGGCGCCGTTCACCTTCTTTGCCCCGAAGAGCATGCTTGATGGCATTCTCCACCGGTATCTGTATTAACATGGAAGGCAGAAGCAACTGATTGGTGTCCACATCTTCACCAACTTCAATAGTCACCTTAAATTCCGGTCCCAAAGAACGGCGTTGAAGATCAATGTAGGTTTGTACAAAACCTAATTCTTCTTTTAAGGTAACACACATTTGCTCAGCTAATTCCAAATTCCGTCGCATTAGTTTCACCAATGAGGAGAGCTCTTTTTTATTCTCCCCTTCCCGACTGCCCATTTCCTGGTTCAGCACATTGAAAATAAAATGCGGTGACATTCTGTTACGTATATTCTCCAAACGTAAAGAAGATATAGTACGCTGACTTTGTGCGAGCAGAAGAGCCCGTCTTTTCTTTTCATACAGATAGATGAAACTCGCAATAACCAATGCCAAAACACAAACTCCAATCAAGAAGAAACGTCCCTCATGCAACTTTAGCATCTCTACCTTCTGCTGCTCAATCAATATGTTCTTTGCCAACAGTGTAGAGTCCTGTTGATATCTCAATGACATATCGGCTGTACGCATTCTTACATGTTCATTCCGGATAGAATCGTCCAGCCGGTTGTTTTCTTTCTGATAAAAGAAAGCATTTTTATAATCTGCCGTCTTCTCGTAAAACTCCTGCAAATACTTATTACGAATACGCAGCATGTCCGGCTCTATTTGATTCGGATTGGCAGTCTTACCTAGCAGATTTCTTACGGTTGCCATATCATTTCGCTCCAGAGCCAGACCGATACGCTGGGTATCAATATAATAAAGCGCTCCTGCTGCCCCTATTTTCCGAAAAAAGGGTTGGCAATCATCGATATATTTAGCCGCTGAGTCAGGTTCATTCATTTGCAGATAGACATCCCCCAGATTCACCATACACAGGTTTTTCTCAAAGCCCATATCGGGATGAGAAACCGCCAGCGAGAAACCTTTCTTGAAATATTTTAAAGCTTCCGGATAATCCTCACGATAATAATATGAATTACCACGATTATTCAAATAGATATATTTCTCGTAAGGAAGCATTTTATCATAAAACATTCCTGCCAGATTATAGTAATAGTCGCACTGATCAAAGTCGTGTAAAGCCATATACACCTGAGCCAGCCCATAATAAACAGGATGACGACGTCCCTCCGATATTCCTAAAGAATCTCCGATTTGCAGCGCTTTACGATACCAAAATGCACTTACGTCATATTTTCCCTGCCGGCTGCATGCATCAGCCAGATTGATAAGAATATCCGGGACTGATTCTGTTTTTACTCCCTTCAAACGTTGTTTGTAAGAATCTGTAAAGCAGACTATAGCCGAATCCATAGCGCCTACACGCACATAAATATTACCTTTTGTATTCAGATATTCCGAGCGTAAATCAGCAAGGTAGGGTGAAGTTTGTTCACGGGCACAAAAGTCCTCTATCCGTTTTATTAAATAACGGGCTGAATCCACATCCGAAGTGAACATATACGTTTTTAATACTATAGCAGAGTAATAATACCATTCCAGACTATCAGTCGACATCTCCATCTTTTGCTTTGCCAACGCACGTATCTGTTGTGGATGAGTGGTCAAAGAATCTGTAACCGAACGATAAAAAGAGTCGTATTCTTTTTTCCAGGAGGAATGCTGCTCAGACTGTTTACACGAAACAGCTAAGAATAGTAGTAAGAGAACCGGAAGAGAAGTTCTCCACTGAATTTTGCCATATATCGTGTTCATAGCTATTGACATTTATATAAAGAATAAAGATATCCTTCATGCATTGCTACAAATATAATAGTTTTTCCCATTTAGTACAATTTTAAGACCACTTATCCGCTAAGATATTTATTTATCCTGTTTTTACTTATTACATAATTTGGGTATCACAAATACTTATTTTAACTTTGCGTAAACAAATTGAAGTAATCATTAACAGTAACCCACAAATTACGAGACACAATGAGAAAGCTTTTACTTTTGGGGATTTGTATCTCCTCTCTTCTTCTCCCCACAACTATGCAGGCGCAATACTTGCGTTCATCCTATTTTATGGAAGGTAGTAGTACCCGCATTCAGTTAAATCCGGCATTGCAACCCAAACGTGGTTATGTCAATCTCCCCGGTATCGGTTCCGTGAATGCCGAAGTAGCCACTAACTCACTTGGTATACAAGATGTCATCGACGTTTTCGATTCCGATGGTGAATTTTATAACAATGACAAGTTCTACAATCGCCTGAAAGGAATGAATGAAGTGAATATCAGTGCGAATACAGATGTTATATCCTTCGGATTCTATAAAGGAAAAGGTTTCTGGTCATTCAATGTAGGGGCACGGGCTGATGTGGACGCCACTATTCCTAAAACCATGTTCGACTACCTCCGCGCAACAGACGCTGATAATTTCAGCTGGAATGGTGAGAGTTTTGATATCCGCAATGAAAAGTTACGTTTGAACGCTTACATAGAAGTTGGAGCAGGATATTCACGTGCCATCAACGAGCGCTTAACCGTAGGCGGTAAAGCCAAATTACTATTAGGTGCAGGAAACATAAACCTGAAAATCAACCAGCTCTATATGTATGGAAAGGATGCTGGTATCGACTCTGAATTCCAACTAAAAACGGATGCATATCTGGAAGCTTCTGCAAAAGGACTTGATCTGGAAGAAGAAAACGGATACATCACCGACCTGGATTACAATAGTTTTGGTATCAGTGGTTATGGAGCAGGTATCGATTTAGGAGCAAGCTATCAGGTGATGAAGAATCTTACTGTTTCTGCCGCCATTCTTGACTTAGGATTTATTTCCTGGGGCAAATCAAATACTCAAATAGCTGAATCAGATAAGAATACTACTATTGATAAAAATAACTATAGCGAATCATCCGATGTGCTGGACTTTGAATTATTCGGTTTGAAGAAGAAGGAAAACAAATCACGCACCACCTCCTTATCACCGACTATGGTTATCGGAGGGGAATACGGATTACTGAACAACAAACTGGGATTAGGATTATTATCAACTACCCGTTTCGGCCAGTTAAAAACGTATTCAGAATTGACATTCTCCGCCAATTATCGTCCCAATACTTTGATTAATACTACGTTGAGCTATTCCATGTTACAAGGTGGCGAGACATTCGGTATTGCTTTCAAAATAGGTCCTTTGATGCTGGGTACTGACTATATGTATTTTGGAAATAACTCCAAACATGTGAATGCCTTTATCGGACTTTCTATTCCTTTGGGAAAGAAAATATAATAGCTACGAGTTACAGGCTACAAGCTACGAGTGCTATGCAGAATAATAGCGCAGCAACTTGTAGCTTGTAACTTTTGTAGCTTGTAACTATTTAATCGTTATCATCGTTGCCCCGAAACCATATTCCTGGAAAGAGGCATCCTGATGCCGGAAAGTAGAATATTTACGTTTCAGTTCATCCAGCAACGCTTTACGAAGTACACCGTCACCTTTTCCGTGGATAAAGACAATACGCTGTTCACGTTTATTCTTATACAGTTCCAGCACCTCACGGAATTTATCCAGCTGATAATTCAGTATCTCACTGTTGCTCATTCCATGAGTATCATCCAGCAATTCACCAATATGAAGGTCTATCTCAATAATGCCGCTTTGTCCGCCACGTTTCACGATCGGCTGAGATTTGGGTTTGTCCGCCACTGTTTTCTGAAGCAAAGCTGATTGCAATTCTTCAGCAGAAACATACACTTGTTTAGCGGGAACATCATCCTTTACTATATCGTAAATCAATGCAGGCGTTTCAAAGAACTCTGACTCCTGGAATGTATGCAATTTATAGAACTTCACCGTATCAATACGTAATTCCACGCTTACTGCCGGTTTCATAGCAAACGAACGCCCTTCCTTAAAAGCAATAAATTGCACAGCTACGTGTTCACGATCATTCAATTCTGCTTTTTCAAATTCTTCCAGCAAGAATTTTGTATTCGGCTCCACTACTCCATTGGAACGGACCTCCCATGCTTTTCCTTCGGCACAGAGATAGGTATAATACAAATAATAGTTACTGTCATTCACCAGATAAGCTTCAAAAGGAGTCGTGCTGACTGCTTTGATATCTTCCGGAACAAAAGCCAGAAAAACATTCAGCACATCCCCACCACGCATTTCCGGCTGACGAAAAGCAGAAACTTGAGGCTTAGACAAATGTCCCATTTCTTTTTCTTCCTGTACAGGATGGGAAATGGAAGATTGTACCGGTCTCGTCATATTATAATCATCCGTATCAATCACCACACACTCACGTATGGGCATCGGGATATCAAATCCATCGGCATCTTCTACCAACACAATATCCTTTCCCCGAAATCCCGTCACAATACCGCCCCCGATCTCATTCAGAAAGCGTACTTTATCACCTATTTTC from Bacteroides sp. MSB163 includes:
- a CDS encoding LytR/AlgR family response regulator transcription factor gives rise to the protein MDRYKVAIVDDDELSLDNLVFGLQKFENFHLEGTARNGVSGKKLIAKVRPDLLFLDVELPDMRGMDLLDSIRESLTWGMKVVFYTAYDKYMMSAIRQSAFDYLLKPFEDKDLELIISRFMERIELERKAAFFPAALANTSQTFMVFTPTNDMRALRPAEIGYFRYCSDRKQWEAVLSGQTPLPLKKSTTADQIVRYAPCFVQIHQSFIINIDYLMIIKDGKCVLYPPFENVDELLVSKKYKKELQDRYCL
- a CDS encoding tetratricopeptide repeat-containing sensor histidine kinase, which translates into the protein MNTIYGKIQWRTSLPVLLLLFLAVSCKQSEQHSSWKKEYDSFYRSVTDSLTTHPQQIRALAKQKMEMSTDSLEWYYYSAIVLKTYMFTSDVDSARYLIKRIEDFCAREQTSPYLADLRSEYLNTKGNIYVRVGAMDSAIVCFTDSYKQRLKGVKTESVPDILINLADACSRQGKYDVSAFWYRKALQIGDSLGISEGRRHPVYYGLAQVYMALHDFDQCDYYYNLAGMFYDKMLPYEKYIYLNNRGNSYYYREDYPEALKYFKKGFSLAVSHPDMGFEKNLCMVNLGDVYLQMNEPDSAAKYIDDCQPFFRKIGAAGALYYIDTQRIGLALERNDMATVRNLLGKTANPNQIEPDMLRIRNKYLQEFYEKTADYKNAFFYQKENNRLDDSIRNEHVRMRTADMSLRYQQDSTLLAKNILIEQQKVEMLKLHEGRFFLIGVCVLALVIASFIYLYEKKRRALLLAQSQRTISSLRLENIRNRMSPHFIFNVLNQEMGSREGENKKELSSLVKLMRRNLELAEQMCVTLKEELGFVQTYIDLQRRSLGPEFKVTIEVGEDVDTNQLLLPSMLIQIPVENAIKHALRGKEGERRLWIDVHRSGTYICVRITDNGGGFKLNSANRGTGTGMKVIMQTIQILNAKNKEMIETSVHNIPLPDGETGCEVSFHLPLDYDYSVL
- a CDS encoding DUF5723 family protein, with product MRKLLLLGICISSLLLPTTMQAQYLRSSYFMEGSSTRIQLNPALQPKRGYVNLPGIGSVNAEVATNSLGIQDVIDVFDSDGEFYNNDKFYNRLKGMNEVNISANTDVISFGFYKGKGFWSFNVGARADVDATIPKTMFDYLRATDADNFSWNGESFDIRNEKLRLNAYIEVGAGYSRAINERLTVGGKAKLLLGAGNINLKINQLYMYGKDAGIDSEFQLKTDAYLEASAKGLDLEEENGYITDLDYNSFGISGYGAGIDLGASYQVMKNLTVSAAILDLGFISWGKSNTQIAESDKNTTIDKNNYSESSDVLDFELFGLKKKENKSRTTSLSPTMVIGGEYGLLNNKLGLGLLSTTRFGQLKTYSELTFSANYRPNTLINTTLSYSMLQGGETFGIAFKIGPLMLGTDYMYFGNNSKHVNAFIGLSIPLGKKI
- a CDS encoding DUF2027 domain-containing protein, which codes for MKIGDKVRFLNEIGGGIVTGFRGKDIVLVEDADGFDIPMPIRECVVIDTDDYNMTRPVQSSISHPVQEEKEMGHLSKPQVSAFRQPEMRGGDVLNVFLAFVPEDIKAVSTTPFEAYLVNDSNYYLYYTYLCAEGKAWEVRSNGVVEPNTKFLLEEFEKAELNDREHVAVQFIAFKEGRSFAMKPAVSVELRIDTVKFYKLHTFQESEFFETPALIYDIVKDDVPAKQVYVSAEELQSALLQKTVADKPKSQPIVKRGGQSGIIEIDLHIGELLDDTHGMSNSEILNYQLDKFREVLELYKNKREQRIVFIHGKGDGVLRKALLDELKRKYSTFRHQDASFQEYGFGATMITIK